The sequence GTTCGCGCCTCCCAGCGCGCCCGTGGAGAGGACGTCGCACTCGTCGACGCCCTGCTCTCCGCCGACGAGCTGCGCAGGTCGTCCGGCGTCCGCTTCGACGAACTCCGCTCCGAGCAGAAGCAGCTCGGCAAGCTGATCCCCAAGGCCACCCCCGAGGAGCGCGCCGAGCTCCTCAAGAAGGCCGATCAGCTCAAGGCCGACGTCAAGGCGGCCGACGCCGCCCAGGACGAGGCCGACGCCGAGGCCAAGCGGCTGCTCCTCCAGCTCGGCAACATCGTCCACGAGGACGTGCCGGTCGGCGGCGAGGAGGACTTCGTCGTCCTGGAGACGCACGGCACCATCCGCGACTTCGGCGCCGAGGGCTTCGAGCCCAAGGACCACCTGGAGCTCGGCGAGGCGCTCGGCGCGATCGACATGGAGCGCGGGGCCAAGGTCTCCGGCTCGCGGTTCTACTACCTCACGGGCGTCGGCGCGCTCCTGGAGCTCGCCCTCGTCAACGCGGCGATCGCCCAGGCCACCGAGGCCGGCTTCGTCCCGATGCTGACCCCCGCGCTGGTCCGCCCGCGCGCCATGGAGGGCACCGGATTCCTCGGCCAGGCCGCGGAGAACGTGTACCACCTGGAGAAGGACGACTACTACCTGGTCGGCACCTCGGAAGTACCGCTCGCCGCGTACCACATGGACGAGATCGTGGAGGCGGACAAGCTGCCCCTGCGCTACGCGGGCTTCTCCCCCTGCTTCCGCCGCGAGGCCGGGACGTACGGCAAGGACACCCGCGGCATCTTCCGCGTCCACCAGTTCGACAAGGTCGAGATGTTCTCGTACGTCGACCCGGCGGACGCCGAGGCCGAGCACCGCAGGCTCCTGGAGTGGGAGAAGCAGTGGCTCACCGGCCTCGAACTGCCCTTCCAGGTCATCGATGTCGCCACCGGTGACCTCGGCGCCTCGGCCTCGCGCAAGTTCGACTGCGAGGCGTGGATCCCGACCCAGGGCAAGTACCGCGAGCTGACCTCCGCGTCGAACTGCGACAGCTTCCAGGCCCGCCGCCTCTCCGTCCGGATGCGCGAGGGCAAGAAGGTCCAGCCGCTGGCCACGCTGAACGGCACCCTCTGCGCCGTACCGCGCACGATCGTGGCGCTCCTGGAGAACCACCAGCTGCCCGACGGTTCGGTCCGGGTCCCCGAGGTGCTCCGTCCCTACCTGGGCGGACGCGAGGTCCTGGAACCGGTCGCCAAGTGACCTTCCCCTTCAAGCTCGTCGCGACCGACCTCGACGGCACCCTGCTGCGCGGGGACGACACGGTCTCCGAGCGCACGCGCGAGGCACTGACCGCCGCCACGTCGGCCGGTGCCGCGCACATCATCGTCACCGGGCGCTCGGTCCCCTGGACCCGGCACATCCTGGACGACCTCGGCTACGACGGCCTCGCCGTCTGCGGTCAGGGCGCGCAGGTCTACCACGCGGGCGAGCACAAGCTGCTGACCTCGCTGACCCTGGACCGGCAGCTCGCCGGGCTCGCGCTCTCCAAGGTCGAGGCGGAGGTCGGCCCGCTGGCCCTGGCCGCCAGCCGCGACGGCCTGGAGGGCGAGGTGCTCGTCGGCCCCGGCTACCGGGTGCAGGAGGGGCCGCTCCCGTACGTCTTCGTGGACGACGCCTCCGAGATGTGGGCGGCCCCGCTGAACAAGGTCTACCTCCAGCACCCGGACCTCGACGACGACGCCCTGGCCACCGCGGCCCGGGCGGCCGTCGGTAACCTGGTCGACGTGGTCATGGCGGGCCCCGGCGTCGTGGAGATCCTGCCGCTCGGGCTGAGCAAGGCGACCGGCCTCTCGCTGGCCGCCCGCCGGCTCGGGGTGAAGGCCGCCGACACCATCGCCTTCGGTGACATGCCGAACGACATCCCGATGTTCGGCTGGGCGCAGCACGGCGTGGCCATGGCCAACGCCCACGACACCCTGAAGGCCGTGGCGCACGAGATCACCGCGTCCAACGAGCACGACGGGATCGCCGTGGTCCTGGAGGAGCTGCTCCGCACGGGCTCCCTCGCCACGCCCCACTGACGCGAGCCTGTAGAGGACCCTTCGGCCCTGCCCGCCGCCACTGGATCGACAGTGGCGGTGGGCAGGGCCTTTTCCGCCTCTCAGCCTTTTCAGCTGACGGCTGTCAGCGGCGTCCGGTGCGGCGCCGCAGGTCCCTCAGCCGGTACGCGAAGGCCTCCATCCGCGCGTCGAACCGGGCGTCCATCCGTACGACGTCCTGCGACAGGTCGGAGAGCCGCACGCTCATCGCGCCGACCAGCTGCTGCGTCGCCTCCACCTTCCGGTCCAGGCTGTCCAGCCGCTCCGACATCCGGCAGAGCACCGGCCCGAGCTCCTGGAGCGCACTGCCGACATCGGCGAGGCAGCTCTCGATCCGGGTGACCCGCACTTCGAGCGCTTCGTACTCGGCCCGGAGCGTCCCCTCGGCGTCGAGGAGGTACGTACGGACGCAGCGGGCGATGTCGCTGTCGCGAAGAAGCATGGCGACGTTGAGGACGGTTCGGCGGGTGTAGAGACGCAGCTGCGTGGCCGCCTGTGGATAACTTTCCACCCCCTCCACCTTCCATAGCGACATCATGTCGCTATGGAAGGATTGCAGGTCAGAGCCGCGCAGAACGCGCAGCCCATTCTCAGCGAACTCCTCCTGATGCCGATCGGTGAGCCTCCTGACCGAGGCTGTGGATACTTCGAAGTAACGTGCCACGTCCTCTGTGCGAACGTGAATTCCGTCCGGGAGCATGACAAGGCTCTTCACCTTGTCGAGGATGTCGACGCGCCCCATCTGCTCGACGCGCAGCGCGCGCGATTCGAGCAGGGCGACTTCCGTGGGCATGGGCATGCCTTCCGTACGAGGGAATGACAAGGGACGGCCCCTACCCCGGGCTGCAAGGGGTGGAGGACGCTCACGGTTGCCACTCACTCGATGACCGGACCGGTGGGCTGAGCCTCACCCGGGTCCGGCACTCCCCGATTTCACGAACGCTACGACGCCACGGATTCCAGTTGCCTCCACGCACCCTGCCCAACGACCCGATAAACGTACGGTTACGCGCACATCTGTCCCGGTCATACGACTCCCCCTGTCATACGACAACCCCCGCCCCAAACAACACAGGGGCGGGGGTTGCACAAAATGCCTCCGGTCACACGGCCGGGCTGCTCACTCCTCCCCGGCCAGCTTCAGCGCGCGCAGCTTCTGGCCCGCGTACCAGGTGGCGGCCACAGTGACGGCGGCCAGCAGGACCGTCGCGAGCGGCAGCCCCACGTCCGAGGTGACCATGCCCTGGCCCGCCACCTTCTCGGCGACGGCGAGGGACCACTGCTGGACGCTGAGCGTCCGCGCACCCGGCACCAGGCTGCCGAAGAGGGCCTCCCAGACCAGCGCGTACACCAGGCCGATGACCACCGCGTGGCGGCTGACGGTGCCCAGCAGCAGGAACAGCGCGCTGTACGCGATCGAGGCGACCAGCGCCGCGATCGTGTAGGCGATGGCGATCTGCTGCCCGTTGCCGTTCAGGATCAGCCCCGCGAGCAGGGTCGGCAGGGCGGAGAAGACCATGGTCACCGCGATGGCGACGATCAGCTTGGTGAAGATGATCGTGGGGCGCTTCACCGGCTTGGCCAGCAGGTAGACGATCGACCCGTCGTCGATCTCGGGACCGATCGCCCCGGTTCCGGCGATCACCCCGATCAGCGGCACCATCGTGGCGATGGCGAACCCGCCGAGGACGTTGGCGGCGACCTGGTCATCGGCCCCGGCGAACATACGGACCGCCGCCGCGAGGAGCAGCAGCAGCGCGGGCAGGACGAACAGGATGGCGGCCCGGCGCCGACCGAGCAGGGCCCGGTAGGTGAGCCGGGCGACTGTGGGGTCGTACATGACGGTGCACAGCTCCTTTCAGGCCACTACTCAGGCCGCTACGAGGTAGGAAAAGACCGATTCGAGGGACTCGTCGGACGGGGAGACGGTCAGCAGCCGGATGCCCTGCTCACGGGCGACCTTCGGCAGCAGTTCGGTGAACCGTCCGAAGTCGACCGCCTGGATGCGCAGCGCCTTCTCGGTCAGGTCGACCTCGATGCCGGCCGTCGACGGGTCGGCGATGAGCGCGGCCGCCAGTGCCCGGTCGTCGCTGGAGCGGACCAGGTAGCGGTGCGGCCGGTCCGTCATCAGCCGGCGGATCTTGCGGAAGTCGCCGGATGCGGCGTGCCGCCCCGCCACGACCACCTCGATGTGCGAGGCGAGCTGTTCGACCTCTTCGAGGATGTGGGAGGAGAACAGGACCGTACGGCCCTCGGCCCCCATCCGCCGCAGCAGCCCCATCAGCTGCATCCGCTGGCGCGGGTCCATCCCGTTGAACGGCTCGTCCAGCAGCAGCACCGAGGGCTCGTGGACCAGCGCGGACGCCATCTTCACGCGCTGGCGCATGCCCTTGCTGTACGTGGAGATCTTGCGGTCCTGCGCGTACTCCATCTGGACCGTGGCCAGCGCCCGCCGCGCCTCCGCGCCGCCCAGGCCCTGGAGTTCGGCGTTGGCGACGACGAACTCCTTGCCGGTCAGGAAGTCGTACATCCCTTCCCGCTCGGGGACGATGCCGATCTCCTTGTAGACGCTCTCGTTGCGCCAGATCGTCCGTCCGTCGAGGGTGACCTTTCCCGTCGAGGGGGCGAGGAAGCCGCCCATCATGTTGATGAGCGTGGACTTCCCGGCGCCGTTGGGGCCGAGCAGTCCGGTGACGCCGGGGCCCACCGTCATGGAGACGTCGTTGACGGCGACCACATTGCCGAACCAGCGGGAGGTGTGGTCGATCTCGATGGTGGTCACAGCCCGACCCTCCGGTAGCGGCGCATCAGGACGGCGTACGAGCCGGCGACGAGCGCGAGAACAACGAACAGGTAGACCACGCCCGTACCGGCCCCCGGGCCTTCCCCTCCGGGGAAGGCGGAGGTGGCGCCGAGGAACGCGGTCTGTACGCCGTCGATCAGGGTGATCGGCGAGAAGAGGCCGAGCCACTCCACGGCCCCGGGGGACCCGGTCTCCCAGGCGATGGCCTGGACCGTGGAGACGGCACCGTAGGAGATGGTCAGCACCGCGATGACCGCGGCGACGCCGAAGCCCCGGCGCGGGGTCAGAGCGGCCATCACCAGGCCGAGCCCGGCGAACAGCACGGACAGCAGCGCCACCGACACCAGCCCCTGGCCGAACCACTTGGTCTGGTCGACGAAGTCGAACTTCGCGAGCAGAGAGCCCACATAGAGGATGAGCAGCGGCGCCCCGGTGAGGATGAAGAGCGCGGACGCCGTGGCGGCGAGCTTCGCCAGCACGTAGTCGGCACGTTCGATCGGCCGCGAGAAGTACAGGGGGACGCTCTTGAAACGGA is a genomic window of Streptomyces sp. SID8374 containing:
- a CDS encoding HAD family hydrolase; this encodes MTFPFKLVATDLDGTLLRGDDTVSERTREALTAATSAGAAHIIVTGRSVPWTRHILDDLGYDGLAVCGQGAQVYHAGEHKLLTSLTLDRQLAGLALSKVEAEVGPLALAASRDGLEGEVLVGPGYRVQEGPLPYVFVDDASEMWAAPLNKVYLQHPDLDDDALATAARAAVGNLVDVVMAGPGVVEILPLGLSKATGLSLAARRLGVKAADTIAFGDMPNDIPMFGWAQHGVAMANAHDTLKAVAHEITASNEHDGIAVVLEELLRTGSLATPH
- a CDS encoding ABC transporter permease, giving the protein MYDPTVARLTYRALLGRRRAAILFVLPALLLLLAAAVRMFAGADDQVAANVLGGFAIATMVPLIGVIAGTGAIGPEIDDGSIVYLLAKPVKRPTIIFTKLIVAIAVTMVFSALPTLLAGLILNGNGQQIAIAYTIAALVASIAYSALFLLLGTVSRHAVVIGLVYALVWEALFGSLVPGARTLSVQQWSLAVAEKVAGQGMVTSDVGLPLATVLLAAVTVAATWYAGQKLRALKLAGEE
- the serS gene encoding serine--tRNA ligase yields the protein MIDLRLLREDPDRVRASQRARGEDVALVDALLSADELRRSSGVRFDELRSEQKQLGKLIPKATPEERAELLKKADQLKADVKAADAAQDEADAEAKRLLLQLGNIVHEDVPVGGEEDFVVLETHGTIRDFGAEGFEPKDHLELGEALGAIDMERGAKVSGSRFYYLTGVGALLELALVNAAIAQATEAGFVPMLTPALVRPRAMEGTGFLGQAAENVYHLEKDDYYLVGTSEVPLAAYHMDEIVEADKLPLRYAGFSPCFRREAGTYGKDTRGIFRVHQFDKVEMFSYVDPADAEAEHRRLLEWEKQWLTGLELPFQVIDVATGDLGASASRKFDCEAWIPTQGKYRELTSASNCDSFQARRLSVRMREGKKVQPLATLNGTLCAVPRTIVALLENHQLPDGSVRVPEVLRPYLGGREVLEPVAK
- a CDS encoding ABC transporter permease subunit is translated as MSTETGTATGRDTSRIHNIGYRSYDGRRLGRAYARRSLYSQTLRGSFGLGRSAKSKVLPMLLFGVMALVAAILVAVSMAAPDATELVVKYTSYAIYLQAVIGLFIAAQAPQAVSRDLRFKSVPLYFSRPIERADYVLAKLAATASALFILTGAPLLILYVGSLLAKFDFVDQTKWFGQGLVSVALLSVLFAGLGLVMAALTPRRGFGVAAVIAVLTISYGAVSTVQAIAWETGSPGAVEWLGLFSPITLIDGVQTAFLGATSAFPGGEGPGAGTGVVYLFVVLALVAGSYAVLMRRYRRVGL
- a CDS encoding ABC transporter ATP-binding protein, which produces MTTIEIDHTSRWFGNVVAVNDVSMTVGPGVTGLLGPNGAGKSTLINMMGGFLAPSTGKVTLDGRTIWRNESVYKEIGIVPEREGMYDFLTGKEFVVANAELQGLGGAEARRALATVQMEYAQDRKISTYSKGMRQRVKMASALVHEPSVLLLDEPFNGMDPRQRMQLMGLLRRMGAEGRTVLFSSHILEEVEQLASHIEVVVAGRHAASGDFRKIRRLMTDRPHRYLVRSSDDRALAAALIADPSTAGIEVDLTEKALRIQAVDFGRFTELLPKVAREQGIRLLTVSPSDESLESVFSYLVAA